Proteins encoded within one genomic window of Rhinolophus sinicus isolate RSC01 linkage group LG05, ASM3656204v1, whole genome shotgun sequence:
- the LOC109451019 gene encoding thiosulfate sulfurtransferase/rhodanese-like domain-containing protein 3 → MQGPRLLLGSARRWILGSAEAALWGLKSMKGNCNKFCTTVIKGVTYKELKNLLKSKKIMLIDVREPWEILEYGKIPGSVNIPLDEVGEALQMNSKDFREKYNEVKPAKFDSLVFSCLAGVRSKKALDTAISLGFNSVQHYAGGWKEWATYEYSEKKKEN, encoded by the exons ATGCAGGGCCCTCGGTTGCTGCTCGGCAGTGCGCGCCGCTGGATCCTCGGGTCCGCGGAAGCTGCGCTGTGGG GTTTGAAGTCAATGAAAGGAAATTGCAACAAGTTTTGTACTACGGTTATTAAAGGTGTCACTTATAAGGAACTTAAAAACCTCTTGAAGTCCAAAAAAATTATGCTAATTGATGTTAGAGAACCATGGGAAATTCTTGAGTATGGAAAAATCCCCGGGTCTGTCAATATACCAC tgGATGAGGTAGGTGAGGCTCTACAGATGAACTCAAAGGACTTCAGAGAGAAGTACAACGAAGTAAAGCCAGCCAAATTTGACAGTCTGGTGTTTTCTTGTTTAGCCGGAGTGAGAAGCAAGAAGGCTCTGGACACGGCAATATCTCTGGGCTTTAATAG TGTTCAACACTATGCTGGAGGATGGAAAGAATGGGCAACCTACGAATAttctgagaagaaaaaagaaaactga